From a single Gracilimonas sp. genomic region:
- the eno gene encoding phosphopyruvate hydratase encodes MSFIEDVHARQVIDSRGNPTVEVDVTLDTGTVGRAAVPSGASTGEHEAVELRDGDKDYYLGKSVLKAVDNVNTIIAEEFRGLSVFGQIDLDDLLLELDGTPNKAKLGANAILGVSMATAKAAAEELGMPLWRYVGGVNAKVMPLPMMNIINGGSHADNSVDLQEFMIMPAGAQSFSNALQIGAEVFHNLKKVLSDKGYSTAVGDEGGFAPNLKSNEEAVEVILTAIEKAGYTPEEDVLIALDPAASEFYNTESGLYEFKWSDGSKKDTDAMVEFWSEWVEKYPIISIEDGLAENDWDAWKKLTEAVGDKVQLVGDDLFVTNTERLATGIERGIANSILIKVNQIGTITETLDAIEMAHKNGYTAVISHRSGETEDVTIADLAVATNAGQIKTGSMSRTDRIAKYNQLIRIEEQLGDSAIFLGHDAFGL; translated from the coding sequence ATGAGTTTTATTGAAGACGTTCATGCAAGACAAGTGATCGATTCGCGGGGTAACCCAACCGTAGAGGTAGATGTAACTTTGGATACGGGTACCGTTGGTCGGGCTGCCGTTCCCTCAGGCGCATCAACAGGTGAACATGAAGCTGTTGAATTACGCGATGGAGACAAGGATTACTATTTGGGTAAAAGTGTTTTAAAAGCGGTTGATAACGTAAATACGATCATAGCTGAAGAATTTCGTGGTCTTTCTGTTTTTGGGCAGATTGATTTAGACGACTTGCTGCTGGAGCTGGACGGAACCCCGAATAAAGCCAAGCTTGGTGCAAACGCCATCCTTGGTGTATCTATGGCAACTGCTAAAGCTGCAGCTGAAGAATTGGGAATGCCGCTTTGGAGATATGTTGGCGGAGTGAATGCCAAAGTAATGCCGCTGCCGATGATGAATATCATTAACGGAGGCTCCCACGCCGATAACAGCGTGGACCTGCAGGAGTTTATGATTATGCCGGCAGGAGCTCAGTCGTTCAGTAACGCCCTTCAAATTGGAGCTGAAGTATTTCATAACTTGAAAAAAGTGCTGTCTGATAAAGGATACAGCACCGCTGTAGGGGATGAAGGTGGTTTTGCTCCAAACCTGAAATCCAATGAAGAAGCGGTTGAGGTAATTCTGACTGCCATTGAGAAAGCCGGTTATACTCCGGAAGAAGATGTACTGATTGCTCTCGACCCGGCTGCTTCTGAGTTTTATAACACCGAGTCCGGTTTGTATGAATTCAAATGGAGTGACGGTTCCAAAAAAGATACCGATGCCATGGTTGAGTTCTGGAGTGAGTGGGTAGAAAAATACCCGATTATCTCTATTGAAGACGGACTAGCTGAAAACGACTGGGATGCCTGGAAAAAGCTTACGGAAGCGGTAGGCGATAAAGTACAGCTTGTTGGTGATGACTTGTTTGTGACCAATACTGAGCGTTTGGCAACCGGAATTGAACGGGGCATTGCAAATTCCATTCTTATCAAAGTAAACCAGATTGGTACAATTACCGAAACCCTGGATGCCATAGAAATGGCTCACAAGAATGGCTACACCGCCGTTATTTCTCACCGTTCTGGTGAAACGGAAGACGTGACCATCGCGGATCTTGCCGTGGCCACCAATGCCGGCCAGATTAAAACCGGTTCCATGAGCCGTACCGACCGAATTGCAAAATACAATCAGCTGATTCGTATTGAAGAACAGCTGGGCGATTCAGCCATTTTCCTGGGTCATGACGCCTTTGGACTCTAA
- a CDS encoding HAD hydrolase-like protein encodes MNFRNFVEDYINSKPFLALSSHPWIILFDIDGTLLSVNSSYNRTHLRRILDELGIDYPDMENDSFSGRTDHDIFTSFLVNHDYDEELYQQYKSLYLDYLENLLLKKKEMVTRLPHIDEALEYFFEGDFICGLLTGNYPQAAQIKLQAADINRDFSFGAFGELEKDRNKLPHIAMDQFHKLYDTKPDPSRFIILGDTPRDVECANKAGMKCVAVTTGKYSRDELAEHEPDLVIDSLSNPDQWFGKVVAGV; translated from the coding sequence ATGAACTTTCGTAACTTTGTTGAAGATTATATTAACTCAAAACCATTTTTAGCTTTGTCTTCACATCCCTGGATTATCCTTTTTGATATCGACGGCACCCTTCTCTCAGTAAACAGCAGCTATAACCGAACCCACCTTCGCAGAATTCTGGATGAACTCGGAATTGACTATCCGGATATGGAAAACGATTCATTTTCGGGTAGAACAGATCACGATATCTTCACTTCGTTCTTAGTCAATCATGATTATGATGAAGAATTATATCAGCAGTATAAATCACTCTATCTCGATTATTTGGAGAATCTACTGCTCAAAAAAAAGGAAATGGTAACCCGGCTTCCACATATCGATGAAGCGCTGGAGTATTTTTTTGAAGGGGATTTCATCTGTGGACTTTTAACCGGTAACTACCCACAAGCGGCCCAAATCAAATTGCAGGCAGCAGATATTAACCGGGATTTTTCTTTTGGTGCCTTCGGTGAGTTGGAAAAAGACAGAAATAAACTGCCTCATATTGCAATGGATCAGTTTCATAAACTTTACGATACCAAACCTGATCCATCTCGTTTTATAATCTTGGGTGACACTCCCCGGGATGTTGAATGCGCCAACAAAGCCGGCATGAAGTGTGTAGCAGTAACGACCGGAAAATACAGCAGAGATGAATTAGCTGAACATGAACCGGATTTGGTTATTGACAGCCTATCAAATCCGGACCAATGGTTTGGTAAAGTAGTGGCGGGTGTTTAG